From a single Capsicum annuum cultivar UCD-10X-F1 chromosome 12, UCD10Xv1.1, whole genome shotgun sequence genomic region:
- the LOC107851088 gene encoding 40S ribosomal protein S17, translating into MGRVRTKTVKKSSRQVIERYYSKMTLDFHTNKKILEEVAIIPSKRLRNKIAGFSTHLMKRIQKGPVRGISLKLQEEERERRMDFVPDESAIKTDLIEVDKETLDMLSALGMAELPGVVKQAAEPQAVAATLPTFGRGAGGFGRKY; encoded by the coding sequence ATGGGTCGTGTACGCACCAAGACTGTGAAGAAGTCATCAAGACAGGTAATTGAGAGGTACTACTCGAAGATGACCTTGGATTTCCACACGAACAAGAAGATATTGGAGGAGGTTGCCATAATTCCTTCAAAGCGTCTCCGCAACAAGATTGCCGGGTTCTCCACTCACCTTATGAAGCGAATTCAGAAGGGACCAGTTAGAGGCATCTCCCTGAAATTGCAAGAGGAGGAGCGTGAGAGACGTATGGACTTTGTCCCTGATGAGTCTGCCATTAAGACTGATCTGATTGAGGTCGACAAGGAGACCCTTGACATGCTTTCAGCCCTTGGCATGGCTGAACTTCCTGGTGTTGTCAAGCAAGCTGCAGAACCACAAGCAGTAGCAGCTACTCTCCCAACCTTTGGTCGTGGTGCTGGCGGTTTTGGCAGGAAATACTAA